In the Pan paniscus chromosome 8, NHGRI_mPanPan1-v2.0_pri, whole genome shotgun sequence genome, one interval contains:
- the LOC100972384 gene encoding small ribosomal subunit protein eS27: MPLAKDLLHPSPEEEKRKHKKKRLVQSPNSYFMDVKCPGCYKITTVFSHAQTVVLCVGCSTVLCQPTGGKARLTEGCSFRRKQH; this comes from the coding sequence ATGCCTCTCGCAAAGGATCTCCTTCATCCCTCtccagaagaggagaagaggaaacaCAAGAAGAAACGCCTGGTGCAGAGCCCCAATTCCTACTTCATGGATGTGAAATGCCCAGGATGCTATAAAATCACCACGGTCTTTAGCCATGCACAAACGGTAGTTTTGTGTGTTGGCTGCTCCACTGTCCTCTGCCAGCCTACAGGAGGAAAAGCAAGGCTTACAGAAGGATGTTCCTTCAGGAGGAAGCAGCACTAA